A section of the Subtercola frigoramans genome encodes:
- a CDS encoding ABC transporter permease, translated as MDWLAELLPTIVAVATLASLAVAVLSVAQVPRATAPIRAILRGALQLAALSVVLSGIIANPVWVALGLVIMFFAAVLTASRRIAANSIHASNIHTSSIQTSTIQTGSISANHQQVVSVAIAMLTGNIVVLVIVFATGAIEFSPRYALAIGGIVIGNTMSIASLSGRGFHTSVRDHWDEVEGWLALGARPIESTRQLARTAIYSALVPTIDQTRTTGIVVLPGAFVGAIFGGASPLEAGRFQIVVLAGILAAGTLTSVILLRLIGAVALKPEAETFGRRGTVD; from the coding sequence ATGGACTGGCTTGCCGAGCTGTTACCCACGATCGTCGCCGTGGCAACTCTCGCATCCCTGGCTGTGGCGGTACTTTCCGTCGCGCAGGTTCCGCGGGCGACTGCGCCGATCAGGGCCATCCTGCGCGGTGCGCTCCAACTCGCCGCCCTGAGCGTCGTACTCAGCGGCATCATCGCCAATCCCGTGTGGGTCGCGCTCGGACTCGTCATCATGTTCTTCGCCGCGGTGCTCACGGCTTCGCGGCGCATTGCTGCGAACAGCATTCACGCAAGCAACATCCACACAAGCAGCATCCAGACAAGCACCATCCAGACAGGCAGCATCAGCGCGAACCATCAGCAAGTCGTGTCGGTCGCCATCGCCATGCTCACCGGCAACATCGTGGTGCTTGTGATCGTCTTCGCGACGGGTGCCATCGAGTTCTCGCCACGGTACGCCCTGGCGATCGGCGGAATCGTCATCGGCAACACCATGAGCATCGCCTCGCTCAGCGGCCGCGGCTTTCACACCTCGGTGCGCGATCATTGGGATGAGGTCGAAGGCTGGCTCGCCCTCGGTGCCCGGCCCATCGAGTCGACCCGCCAGTTGGCCCGAACAGCGATCTACTCGGCCCTGGTGCCCACGATCGACCAGACACGGACCACGGGAATCGTCGTGCTGCCCGGCGCATTCGTCGGAGCGATCTTCGGGGGCGCCTCACCGCTTGAGGCCGGCCGATTTCAGATCGTCGTGCTGGCGGGCATCCTCGCCGCGGGAACCCTCACCTCCGTCATATTGCTGCGGCTGATCGGCGCCGTGGCACTGAAACCCGAAGCCGAGACATTCGGACGCCGCGGAACAGTCGACTGA